A window of the Dictyostelium discoideum AX4 chromosome 4 chromosome, whole genome shotgun sequence genome harbors these coding sequences:
- a CDS encoding RabGAP/TBC domain-containing protein, which translates to METFEEDTDIIIDQDIFIDEYGFEYRYSENSELIKELKQQKKNEDERLEEWTHYIQTTCHTEEDIFRYLKRYSHEESFRELLSHGIHPKYRKSIWTIFLDCYNLDFKKGYYWSLLKNENFNLDELSNDLTDLQIFSTPSSPYSTTSTSTSTTMPKNSSYNDLILSTSTESFNSTSSKSNINNLKYKNEILSDLERTFPTHPKSLDPEFKDKLKRILFVFSETTTVGYCQSLNYITFFLLMIIENEEQVFWCLSHITDQLLTDYYTKTMLGSQVDQNVLLDLMEEIFPELNQHLKNIGAIIPVLSMEWFLCLFTVSLPAQCALIIWDNFIIRGSRVLLEIALGLIEMNLNSLMLAKNHGQVTDILSGRPFNPDLFKTIENSYKRIGIVLSKKRIQDLKSKHWEITKKQVKQKEEDNDLRYLLKSTKFDLEKLKDLKEEFEYLSTDGTGIGFLQFQQLILRFLPDWNWNLNYNNNNNNNNNNNNNNNNNNNNNSNNNSNNNNNENKNNNLLDRMFKLMDKDDDNLLNFKELVESLSTLSHGNIDQKLTFIFKLFAIEHKDFINRSELRELIDHVHFIYFEPFLKDYPNEVKSGYFQKKEDFINDAKERISFEDLKQIAYENPLIIESFRIPNGNYSPTLTSSGNNFGTNTTINNCNNSNSNNNDNVNKKDSQSKQQQQQQSNQPKRRSNSFHLLNTEGQNHLAIKKQQQMKHDQLQQVKNQEPPKSPKSLKTVNNNNTTNNNTNTTYSSIGNATNNILKKLDPLKKKIIENSSSNNNNNNNNNNYSNSTKKSGEISAPPPPPPQSIENNLKGELTNDGACSLM; encoded by the exons atggaaacaTTTGAAGAAGATACAGATATTATAATTGATCAAGATATATTTATAGATGAATATGGATTTGAGTATAGGTATTCAGAGAAttcagaattaattaaagaattaaaacaacaaaaaaagaatgaagaTGAAAGATTAGAAGAATGGACACACTATATTCAAACTACATGTCATACAGAAGAGGATATATTTAGATACTTAAAAAGATATTCACATGAAGAATCATTTAGAGAACTATTATCACATGGTATTCATCCAAAATATCGTAAATCAATTTGGACAATATTCTTGGATTGTTataatttagattttaaaaaaggttattattggtcattattaaaaaatgaaaatttcaaTCTAgatgaattatcaaatgatttaactGATCTCCAAATATTttcaacaccatcatcaccatattcaacaacatcaacatcaacatcaacaacaatgcCAAAGAATTCAAgttataatgatttaatattatcaacatcaacagaATCTTTTAATAGTACTAGTAGTAAAtctaatataaataatttaaaatataaaaatgaaattttatca GATTTAGAGAGAACATTTCCAACACATCCAAAATCATTAGATCCagaatttaaagataaattaaaaagaattttatttgtttttagtGAAACAACAACTGTTGGTTATTGtcaatctttaaattatataactttttttttattaatgattattgaaaatg aGGAGCAAGTGTTTTGGTGTTTATCACATATTACAGATCAATTACTTACAGATTATTATACAAAGACAATGTTAGGAAGTCAAGTTGATCAAAATGtattattagatttaatGGAAGAGATATTTCCAGAATTGAATCAACATTTAAAGAATATTGGAGCCATTATACCAGTATTATCAATGGAATGGtttttatgtttatttaCAGTATCATTACCTGCACAATGTGCATTAATAATTTGggataatttcattattagaGGTAGTAGAGTACTATTAGAGATTGCATTAGGTTTAAttgaaatgaatttaaattcattgatGTTGGCAAAGAATCATGGTCAAGTAACTGATATTCTATCGGGTAGACCATTTAATCCTGACCTTttcaaaacaattgaaaattccTATAAAAGAATTGGTATTGTACTCTCTAAAAAGAGAATTcaagatttaaaatcaaaacattGGGAAATTACAAAGAAACAAGTTaaacaaaaagaagaagataatGATCTTCGTTATCTACTAAAATCAACTAAATTCGAtttagagaaattaaaagatttaaaagaagaatttgaatatttatcaaCTGATGGTACTGGTATTGGTTTCttacaatttcaacaattaattttaagatttttaCCTGACTGGAAttggaatttaaattataataataataataataataataataataataataataataataataataataataataataatagcaataataatagcaataataataacaatgaaaataaaaacaataatttattggatagaatgtttaaattaatggataaagatgatgataatcttttaaattttaaagaattggttgaatcattatcaacattATCACATGGTAATATAGATCAAAAGTTaacatttatatttaaattatttgcaATTGAACATAAAGATTTCATCAATAGAAGTGAATTAAGAGAATTAATTGACCATGttcatttcatttatttcGAACCATTTCTAAAGGATTATCCAAATGAAGTTAAATCCGgttattttcaaaagaaaGAAGATTTCATAAATGATGCAAAAGAGAGAATATCatttgaagatttaaaacaaatagcTTATGAAAATccattaattattgaatctTTTAGAATTCCAAATGGAAATTATTCTCCAACTTTAACtagtagtggtaataattttggtaccaacaccaccattaataattgtaataatagtaatagtaataataatgataatgtaaataaaaaagatagtcAATCaaagcagcaacaacaacaacaaagcaATCAACCAAAGAGAAGAAGTAACTCATTCCATCTTTTAAATACAGAAGGACAAAATCATTTagcaataaaaaaacaacaacaaatgaaaCATGATCAACTCCAACAAGTTAAAAACCAAGAACCTCCAAAATCtccaaaatctttaaaaactgtaaataataataatacaactaataataacacCAATACAACATATTCTAGTATTGGTAATgctacaaataatattttaaagaaattggaccccttaaaaaaaaaaattattgaaaattcatcatctaataacaataacaataataacaacaacaactacagcAATAGTACAAAAAAAAGTGGTGAAATTTcagcaccaccaccaccaccaccccAATCTATagaaaacaatttaaagGGTGAATTAACCAATGATGGAGCTTGCTCAttgatgtaa
- the polB gene encoding DNA polymerase X family protein — MDYKIKNKKRERSSDDDDENSSGNEKIVNKKQHKIETITKPTKPLSTLAVSTGCNKNQKLTDIITELSIFEKNKGLQHKYSAYRKAAQSIRAHPKEITSGIEAQKLDGVGKKIAKKIQEIIDTGELKKLNNQLKDETLTSIGEISKVSGIGPKAAQKFYDEGIKSIKDLWKIKDRLTHHQQIGLKYFNEIEQKVPRNEIEQFEELVRQALLKIDKKIIYETCGSYRRGLPSSGDVDILLSHPNYTLKMKDKKETFHIVEKLVDSLKKSGIIIDDLSLGPFKYMGICKLPSNIKLDNIDCKKEKNDHYSDNDDDEKEEEGNDNDDDDDDDCSTKKINSNNEEDATSDGEEFEDDSDATEPEDESKRLPPKKILKKKTLKLEKENIKKPKTTTKTTTSSKNSENNNNNNNNNKTINNNNNNFNTHIARRIDFKLIPIESYYFGLLHNTGSDEFNRQMRAIALSKGYTLSEYSINKFSKESGKDDQIIPVNSEEEIFKIIGMKYYPPQERKL; from the exons atggattataaaattaaaaataaaaagagagAACGTTcaagtgatgatgatgatgaaaatagtagtggaaatgaaaaaattgtaaataaaaaacaacacaaaattgaaacaataacaaaaccaacaaaaCCATTATCAACATTGGCAGTTTCAACAGGTTGCAACAAAAACCAAAAGTTAACAGATATTATAACAGAATTAAGTATttttgaaaagaataaaGGATTACAACATAAATATTCAGCATATAGAAAAGCAGCTCAATCAATTAGAGCTCATCCAAAAGAGATTACTTCTGGTATTGAAGCTCAAA aattGGATGGAGTTGGAAAAAAGATAGCAAAGAAAATCCAAGAAATTATTGATACAGgtgaattaaagaaattgaataatcaattaaaagatgaaACATTAACATCAATTGGGGAGATTTCAAAAGTCTCTGGTATTGGTCCAAAAGCTGCtcaaaaattttatgatGAAggtataaaatcaattaaagatttatgGAAGATTAAAGATAGATTAacacatcatcaacaaattggtttaaaatattttaatgagATTGAACAAAAAGTACCaagaaatgaaattgaacaaTTTGAAGAATTAGTTAGACAagcattattaaaaattgataaaaaaattatttatgaaACATGTGGTAGTTA tCGTAGAGGTTTACCATCATCAGGTGAtgttgatattttattaagtCATCCGAATTACACATTAAAGAtgaaagataaaaaagaaacattTCATATTGTAGAAAAACTTGTTGACAGTTTAAAGAAATCTGGAATAattattgatgatttatCATTAGGTCCATTTAAATATATGGGTATATGTAAATTaccatcaaatattaaattggataatattgattgtaaaaaagaaaagaatgaTCATTATtcagataatgatgatgatgaaaaagagGAGGAgggtaatgataatgatgatgatgatgatgatgattgttcaactaaaaaaataaatagtaataatgaagaGGATGCAACAAGTGACGGAGAAGAATTTGAAGATGATAGTGATGCAACTGAACCTGAGGATGAATCAAAACGATTGCCTCcaaagaaaatattaaaaaagaaaacattaaaattaGAGAAAGAAAACATAAAGAAAcctaaaacaacaacaaaaacaacaacatcaagtaaaaatagtgaaaataataataataataataataataataaaaccattaataacaataataataattttaacacACACATTGCAAGACGTAtcgattttaaattaattcc aattgaatCATATTATTTTGGTCTTTTACACAATACAGGAAGTg aTGAATTTAATAGACAAATGCGTGCCATTGCTCTTTCAAAAGGGTACACATTATCTGAATATAGTATAAACAAATTTTCAAAAGAGTCTGGAAAAGATGATCAAATTATTCCAGTGAATTCAGAGGAAgagattttcaaaataattggTATGAAATATTACCCTCCTCAAGAACGTAAACTTTAA